From a region of the Syngnathus typhle isolate RoL2023-S1 ecotype Sweden linkage group LG12, RoL_Styp_1.0, whole genome shotgun sequence genome:
- the rpl37 gene encoding 60S ribosomal protein L37, translating to MTKGTSSFGKRRNKTHTLCRRCGSKAYHLQKSSCGKCGYPEKRKRKYNWSAKAKRRNTTGTGRLRHLKVVYRRFRNGFREGTTPKPKRAAVAASSSS from the exons ATG ACGAAGGGAACATCCTCTTTCGGTAAGCGCAGGAACAAGACGCACACCCTGTGCCGTCGCTGTGGCTCCAAAGCTTACCACCTGCAGAAGTCTTCCTGCGGAAAGTGTGGCTATCCCGAGAAGCGCAAGAGAAAGT acaaCTGGAGTGCAAAGGCCAAGAGAAGGAACACCACTGGCACCGGTCGTCTGAGGCACCTCAAGGTTGTGTACCGTCGGTTCAG GAATGGTTTCCGGGAAGGTACCACCCCCAAGCCCAAACGCGCCGCGGTGGCCGCCTCCAGCTCCTCTTAA
- the LOC133163758 gene encoding LOW QUALITY PROTEIN: calmodulin-regulated spectrin-associated protein 1-B-like (The sequence of the model RefSeq protein was modified relative to this genomic sequence to represent the inferred CDS: substituted 1 base at 1 genomic stop codon), whose product MDVSARQGGSTRRRAAEDGEPVGVGGGVEVLVVPQDLYDSARAKIEANLRWLLAKAYGIDHIPEDLKDPFYTDQYEQEHIKPPVIHMLLSGEIYCRVCGLILRAEQAVSLRSHQSVLQALSARGIQVRDSDDVHVSTLDLNSSPVKMSCHMHLIDALMMAHTMEMISVEKVVSSVKRFSNFSASKERPMDLEDAMVLWINKVNTKMSAIVEKEMKMKQHLLDSPNHQKVRYRRDHLSGRTLQHFSVVDDLCRDVCDGAALLALIHFYCPELIRLEDICLKDVASIADSMYNIHLLKEFSNEYLNKCFYLKAEDVLYCHPMLRSNVMVFIAELFWWFEIVKPDFVHPRDLKEITDARMLLQPKTSRSYTAMDATKRTFLTTSNAAAMLPSSPDFGIVPSTSSSLHSLVPPRQRRQRGVEGDVAVRNPCSSLARKDEKPQGLSQVWPERRQRPFSQPPPYALHFPNQPDDAVNFSPVRSLSKDSSGVMTPSHMLVGPGRPLHQHRLSGQSLLSHVRIEDEEEILEEEELVAVIHPAAFPRRQRKGDMELDELEVPHTSRRLSNKDVLTPDLQVDSYYLEPLMPTIPKPAKEKSISLNKEEESGESHCRSGLFGVKTDVPHKPHRRSPLSECGQLIFKPIPAVKSIHAREGSSLSEKTQPQGFFLHLSGESDCQSHLSSDAEAGQDSDSDIADFEDDDEDLDLLEPSDVKGICLLREFSEVESFKLREDLKVSERDDKEDWSGRSSPCLSTASCASSCSASGGAGVRMTSFAERKLLKLSLRDGFSSTSSSQVTTPDHSEVNPCPPWQLKTEGSPTSAVKKMALSPVVPSELLQLHMQLEEQRRAIECQKKKMETLSARQRLKLGKAAFLNVVKKGEGRSDTLPLPLRHSPSADLSAAQKSKSQFCKDDSCLDVLKVESQAEGRLNGDNRRNTSAQDRASGSDVSQRSRSIDLLNEAISTIQQQMTQLSLQQDLLMKKNEASSMDSKEPELKPTLSPTQSPTSDPRSFAVHFVDFIDSTPTRRPPKLSSSQRSKTSESKHKNDTVPGAAGETSPKEKNGTGSQDAESSRLDRNFRRRTTFRIQNEQGGAREEPGVSPVKVQSENTTTSDTSIAPSRCTEDDKVDISGTESAGGDESTKGKGLLIQVDLSDLKDSEEGASANTTGEEQKNMLGFFFKDEEKPEDEMAKRRAAFMLKQQRKAEEARLRKQQQEADSELKRDEARYASAFXVQYPKRSPMMSCRRKAEEDRVRKEEEKARRELIKQEYLRRKQQALLEEQGQVKPKPRFKSSRNRPKSLHRGELSSPCKGSTTPDLSFRGSTLSLATEGDSVISGEMESQRAESVCSMDSFAVLSRASSRNMERDWESGSVASSITSFEYNGPKLFKEPSSKSNKPIIINAIAHCCLAGKVNETQKNVLLEELEKCESNHLIILFRDGGCQFRGVYSYSPETEEIVKFTGTGPRAISHKMIDRLYKYSSDRKQFNIIPAKSVSVSVDALTIHNHLWQAKRPGSARRK is encoded by the exons ACCACATCCCAGAGGACCTGAAGGACCCCTTCTACACCGACCAGTATGAGCAGGAGCACATCAAGCCCCCTGTCATTCACATGCTGCTATCCGGAGAGATCTACTGCCGGGTGTGCGGACTCATCCTGCGCGCAGAGCAAGCCGTCTCGCTTCGAAGCCATCAGTCCGTCCTCCAGGCCCTCTCGGCCAGGGGCATCCAAGTGCGGGACTCGGATGATGTGCACGTCTCCACTTTGGATCTCAACTCGAGCCCTGTCAAGATG AGTTGCCACATGCACCTGATCGATGCCCTCATGATGGCCCACACGATGGAGATGATCAGTGTGGAGAAGGTGGTATCCAGTGTCAAGCGCTTCTCCAACTTCAGTGCCTCCAAGGAGCGTCCCATGGACCTGGAAGATGCCATGGTTCTTTGGATTAACAAG GTGAACACAAAAATGAGCGCTATTGTCGAAAAAGAGATGAAGATGAAGCAGCACCTGCTGGACTCACCAAACCATCAGAAG GTACGCTATCGCAGGGATCACCTCTCGGGTCGAACACTTCAGCACTTCTCCGTGGTGGACGACCTGTGCCGAGACGTTTGCGACGGCGCCGCTCTTCTGGCCCTCATCCACTTCTATTGCCCTGAACTCATTAGACTTGAAG ATATCTGCCTGAAAGATGTGGCCTCCATCGCCGACAGCATGTACAACATCCATCTGCTGAAGGAGTTTTCCAATGAATACTTGAACAAGTGCTTCTACTTGAAGGCAGAGGACGTGCTGTATTGTCATCCAATGCTAAGG AGCAATGTGATGGTGTTCATCGCCGAGCTCTTCTGGTGGTTTGAGATTGTGAAGCCCGATTTTGTTCACCCCAGAGACCTTAAGGAAATCACAGATG CACGAATGCTTCTGCAGCCCAAGACCTCTCGATCCTACACGGCCATGGATGCTACCAAGCGTACTTTCCTCACCACGTCAAACGCCGCTGCAATGTTGCCTTCCAGCCCGGACTTCGG CATTGTACCAAGCACTTCCAGCTCTCTTCACTCTTTAGTGCCTCCAAGACAGAGACGACAGAGGGGAGTTGAGGGCGATGTTGCAG TGAGGAATCCGTGTAGCTCTCTGGCACGTAAAGATGAGAAGCCTCAAGGTTTGTCACAGGTCTGGCCAGAGAGGAGGCAGAG gCCTTTTTCTCAGCCGCCACCCTACGCCTTGCATTTCCCCAACCAGCCGGACGACGCAGTCAATTTCAGTCCGGTTCGCTCCCTCAGCAAAGACAGCTCCGGCGTTATGACACCCAGCCACATGCTCGTGGGTCCGGGCCGCCCGCTCCATCAACACAGACTGAGCGGGCAAAGCCTCCTCAGCCACGTTCGCattgaggatgaggaggagatcTTAGAGGAGGAAGAACTGGTGGCTGTAATTCACCCCGCTGCTTTCCCCCGACGTCAGCGCAAAGGCGACATGGAGCTGGATGAACTGGAAGTCCCGCACACATCCCGAAGGCTTTCCAACAAGGATGTCTTAACTCCAGACTTGCAGGTGGACAGCTACTACCTTGAGCCTCTGATGCCCACCATCCCAAAGCCAGCGAAAGAGAAGAGCATCAGCCTGaacaaggaggaggagagcgGGGAGAGTCACTGCAGGTCAGGGCTGTTTGGTGTGAAGACAGATGTTCCACACAAACCACACCGGAGGTCACCATTGTCTGAATGTGGTCAGTTGATATTTAAGCCCATACCTGCTGTTAAATCCATTCACGCCCGGGAAGGTTCTTCACTTTCTGAGAAGACACAACCGCAAGGTTTCTTCCTTCACTTGTCTGGGGAGAGCGACTGTCAAAGTCATCTTTCCTCCGACGCTGAAGCCGGTCAAGACTCTGACTCGGACATTGCAGATTTcgaggacgacgacgaggacTTGGACCTGCTCGAGCCGAGCGACGTGAAAGGGATTTGTTTATTGCGAGAATTCTCCGAGGTCGAGTCTTTTAAGCTGAGAGAAGACCTGAAGGTGAGCGAGCGAGACGACAAGGAAGACTGGAGTGGACGTTCCAGTCCTTGCCTCAGCACGGCGTCCTGCGCGAGCAGCTGCAGCGCTTCGGGCGGCGCCGGTGTCAGGATGACCAGCTTTGCCGAAAGAAAGCTGCTTAAGCTCAGCCTCCGTGACGGATTCTCCAGCACGAGCAGTTCGCAGGTGACGACGCCCGATCACTCCGAGGTTAACCCTTGCCCTCCGTGGCAACTCAAAACCGAAGGAAGCCCCACGTCCGCTGTGAAGAAGATGGCGCTTTCTCCAGTTGTGCCTTCAGAGTTGCTGCAGCTCCACATGCAGCTGGAAGAGCAAAGGCGCGCCATCGAGTGccagaagaagaagatggagaCCTTGTCGGCGCGGCAACGACTGAAACTCGGCAAAGCTGCCTTCCTGAACGTCGTGAAGAAGGGAGAAGGGAGGAGCGACACGCTCCCTCTTCCTCTCAGACATTCGCCTTCCGCCGATCTGTCCGCTGCTCAGAAATCAAAGAGTCAATTCTGCAAGGATGACTCCTGTCTTGACGTTTTGAAGGTGGAGTCACAAGCGGAAGGAAGACTAAATGGAGATAACCGGCGAAACACCTCGGCTCAGGATCGCGCCTCAGGGTCGGACGTGAGTCAGCGCTCCCGCTCCATCGACCTCCTCAACGAAGCCATCAGCACTATCCAGCAGCAGATGACGCAGCTGTCGTTGCAGCAAGACTTGCTGATGAAGAAGAATGAAGCTTCATCGATGGACTCGAAAGAGCCAGAACTGAAACCAACTCTAAGCCCAACACAATCCCCCACCTCGGACCCCAGATCTTTCGCCGTCCACTTTGTCGACTTCATTGACAGCACCCCCACCCGCCGTCCTCCCAAGCTGAGCTCCAGCCAGCGAAGCAAAACCTCCGAGTCGAAGCACAAGAATGACACGGTGCCTGGCGCTGCAGGTGAAACCTCCCCCAAGGAAAAAAATGGTACAGGAAGCCAGGATGCTGAAAGTTCCAGGTTGGATAGAAACTTCAGAAGACGCACTACCTTCAGAATCCAAAACGAGCAAGGTGGTGCCAGGGAGGAACCCGGAGTATCTCCTGTCAAAGTTCAATCAGAGAACACAACGACCTCAGATACCTCCATCGCTCCATCACGCTGCACAGAAGATGACAAAGTCGACATCTCAGGGACAGAATCAGCGGGCGGAGACGAGAGCACCAAGGGAAAAGGTCTACTCATCCAGGTTGACCTTTCAGACCTGAAAGACTCCGAGGAGGGTGCGAGCGCCAACACCACAGGCGAGGAACAGAAGAACATGCTCGGCTTCTTTTTTAAG GATGAAGAGAAGCCCGAGGATGAGATGGCTAAACGTCGCGCCGCCTTCATGCTCAAACAGCAGCGCAAAGCCGAGGAGGCCAGGCTACGCAAGCAGCAGCAGGAAGCGGACAGCGAGCTCAAGCGTGACGAGGCCAGGTACGCTTCGGCATTCTGAGTCCAGTACCCAAAACGTTCACCTATGATGTCTTGCAGGCGTAAAGCCGAGGAGGACCGGGTTcggaaagaggaggagaaggccCGACGAGAGCTGATAAAGCAGGAGTACCTGCGCCGGAAGCAGCAGGCCTTGTTGGAAGAACAGGGTCAGGTTAAGCCGAAGCCAAGGTTCAAGTCCAGCAGGAATAGACCCAAATCCCTCCACCGCGGCGAGTTGAGCAGTCCCTGTAAAGGATCCACCACAC CCGATCTGAGCTTTCGAGGATCCACATTGTCTTTGGCCACCGAGGGGGACAGTGTCATCTCCGGAGAGATGGAGTCGCAGAG GGCTGAGTCGGTCTGCTCCATGGATTCTTTCGCTGTGCTTAGCAGAGCCTCCAGCAGGAACATGGAGCGCGACTGGGAGAGCGGCTCCGTCGCGTCCTCCATCACGTCATTCGAGTACAACG GGCCCAAGCTTTTTAAAGAGCCCAGCTCCAAGTCCAACAAGCCCATCATCATCAACGCCATCGCACACTGCTGCCTAGCTGGGAAGGTGAACGAGACCCAGAAGAACGTCCTTCTGGAG GAGCTCGAAAAGTGCGAGTCCAATCACCTGATCATCCTCTTCCGCGACGGCGGCTGCCAGTTCCGCGGCGTGTACTCGTACTCGCCGGAGACGGAGGAAATCGTCAAATTCACGGGCACAGGGCCGCGCGCCATCAGCCACAAGATGATCGACCGGCTCTACAAGTACAGCTCGGACCGCAAGCAGTTCAACATCATCCCGGCCAAGTCGGTGTCGGTCAGCGTGGACGCGCTGACCATCCACAACCACCTGTGGCAAGCTAAGAGGCCCGGCAGCGCGCGCAGGAAGTGA